atggtgcagctgtaaacatttttgaggatctgagggtcaTTATAGGTCCTTAGTGATAGGCTTGGTTGGTATTCAGATTGTCAGATCTTCATACCGACCATGTGCCATACCGGGATATTCGGTAATACCGCCACTGAACACAAGGGGTGCTGTATTCAAACCTCACTGATACTCTGTAATCCaaaggttagcaatgctaacaagtacatgtaaAATCCTATAGAGAATGCAAAGATTTTGTACAGTTTCTGACCTAAAGTATTCAAGTATTTTATACAGTTAACTTAACAGTTATAAGAtatctagctggcaaacatttagttgtaAATTGCATACTGTAATTAAATCACCTGGCCCatgctgcacaacagtgagtgCCTCTCATTGTTCAtaataatgtgacaggtgaaatgaagaacgcaatGTTCTTTATATCCTGACGtgttgcacaagttgactgcaggtatttacttaaaaagtagctaCGAATATTCAAATTTATTAAAAAACTTCAAAGAAATGGTTCAGTTTTCCAAATCCCCAGGTATACGGTCTATACCCTCGCCACTATAGTCCCGTTGATGTGAATAGGGGTGTGCACAAATGGGGGTGTtctcggccctccgtttcctgaagtctacgatCAGCTACTTTATCTTGCTAACGTTGAGGGACTGGTTATTGTCCTGGAAcgacactgccaggtctctgacctcctccctataggctgtctcatcgttgtcagtgatcaggcctaccactgttgtgttgtcagcaaacttaatgatggtgttggagttgtgctcagtcgtgggtgaacagggagtacaggaggggactaagcacgcaccactGAGGTGTCCCCGTGTTCAGGACCAGTacggcggatgtgttgttacctacccttaccacctgggggcaaccCGTCAGGgagtccaggatccatttgcagagggaggtgttcagtcccagcgtccttagcttattgatgagctctgtgggcactatgatgttgaacgctgagctgtagtcaatgaatagcattctcacataggtgttcctttttgttcaagtggaaaagggcagtgtgaagtgcaatagagattgcgtggatctgttggggtagtATGTGTATTGGAGtgtgtccagggtgtctgggatgatggtgttgatgtgagccatgaccagcctttcaaagcatttcatggctacagatgttagtgctacggggcgaaagtaatttagacaggttaccttggcgttcttagGCACAGAGACAATGGGGGTCTGTTTGAATcatgtaggtattatagactgggttggggagaggttgaaaatgtcagtgaagacacttgccagctggagacacacactcacagtataCACACGCCTGCTACTATTGTAGAAATTACACATGGACGTACACACAGGTTGATTTGACTGGCCCtctgtgtatctgtatgttggTGTTAGATGTATGAGCTGTTCATATGAGGTGACATTTAGACAGTGTAAAGCCCTTACACTGGTTGCCTGTCTGCTAGTCAAACACAGGGAAATCCCATCTctatctgcctctgtctctcacgATTCTATTTCTCTGCTGGggattatagtgtgtgtgtgtgtgtgtgtgtgtgtgtgtgtgtgtgtgtgtgtgtgtgtgtgtgtgtgtgtgtgtgtgtgtgtgtgtgtgtgtgtgtgtgtgtgtgtgtgtgtgtgtgtgtgtgtgtgtgtgtgtgtgagagagatttcTGTTTTCTGTGAGCCCTCACATGCCTAAGAAAGAGCACTAATCATTTTTCACAGCATTAAAGTGATAGACAGGGCAAATTagagggattgtgtgtgtgtgcatacagagtgtgtgtgttttgacacAAGGGCTCAGTACACAGATTGCTAGGGCTTGTAGAGAAAATGCATTCAGACAAAAGCACTGATGTAGCCAGCAGCTAGCTACCCAGCAGCTAGAGCGGGGATGGGTTCTCTCCATCTTTCTAACCCTGAAGAATCTGCTGTTTCTTCTTCTTCAAACCAGCATCTGATTTAGATCTGGGAAACCAGGTGTGTTTACCAGTAGAGCAGACACTCGGGTCCCAAAGGACCAGAGTTTCCATCCCTGCTCAATAGCATAAATGTTTATCTTGTTGCTCTCTGTGGGTGATGTGATGCTGTGGCTGGTTGTGGCTGACCAAAGGCGTGATATTCACTGTGTGTGTCCTGACTGTTCTCTGATGTGAGGGCTGCCTGTGAATATTTCATAGCCTGGAGTAAATATTTATGGttctatatccccctctctctatcccctctctccctctctatatccccctctctccctctctataacccacctctctctatcactctcttcctccccctctctctatccccctctcttcctccctctatccccctcttgctatccccctctccctctctctatccccttctctccctctctatatccccctctctatccctcccctctctctatccccctctctcctctctatcctcctcccacAACTCTATATCccacctctatccccctctctatatccccctctctctatcccctctccctctctctctccctctctctccctctctatatcccacCTCTATCACtttcctcctcccacctctctatatcccacctctatctccctctctctatcctcttctctctatcaccctctctccctctctatacacccctctctccctctttatatccccctctctctatcgcccTCTCTCCCGCCCTATATcattctctcaccttctctctatctccttctctctatccccctccccctctctctatccccctccctatccccttctctctatccgtcctctccctatctccctctcggtctctctatccccctctctatatccccctccctatccccctctccctccctatccccctccctatcgccctctctctatccctctctctatcctcctctctacctctctctatccccccactctctatctctccctctctctatccccctctatttccctctctctctatctcccgctatctctatccccctctatatctccttctctttctctgtccctcccacctctcccacgttgtttccctccctctctcctttcctccttcagCCCTTCCACCCCATGGTGAACCTGCAGTGTTCGGAGGACCTGAGGATGTTTCTGTGTGCCCTCTACGCTCCAGTCTGTATGGAGTATGGCCGCGTGTCCATGCCCTGCCGAGCCCTGTGCCACCGCGCCAAGAGAGACTGCCACAAACTCATGGAGATGTTTGGGGTGGCCTGGCCAGACGAGACAGAGTGTAGCAGGTATGTATGGGACTGTTTCTGTGTTGGCTTTGCACAACACTGTGTCCTGAACTTACCCTGAGCCTACTTTAACCTGAACTTACCCTGAGCCTACTTTAACCTGAACTTACGCCTGAGCCTACTTTAACCTGAATTTACCCTGAGCCTACTTTAACCTGAACTTACCATGAGCCTACTTTAACCTGAACTTACCCTGAGTCTACTTTACCTGAACTTAGCCTAAGCTTACTTTAACCTGAATTTAGCCTGAGATTACTTTAACCTGAATTTAGCCTGAGATTACTTTAACCTGAATTTACTCTTAAATTGTTGGAGAAATCTTAAACTGTCCATAGCCCAGTATCACCAGCATCACAACCCTAATCTGATTTCCATGTAGAGCCTGAACCTTGAACTGGTTCTCAACTCAAACATCACAATCCCTCTTTCAACCTAAACTCAACCTCAACTATTTTtataatctctctctcccgctcccgcTCCTGCCTCAAGGTTCCCAGACTGTGACGAGCCCTACCCCCGTGCGGTGGACCTCCAGACCAGTGCAAATCCTACCGATATCTCTCCCATGTCTGTCCAGAGGGATTTCGGCTTCTGGTGCCCCCGCAAGCTCAAAATGGAACCCGACCTGGGCTACTCATTCCTGGGCGTGAGGGAGTGCTCGCCCCCCTGCCCCAACATGTACTTTCAGCGCCCGGAACTCACCTTTGCCCGCTACTTCATCGGCGTGGTTTCCATCGTCTGTCTCTCGGCAACACTCTTCAGcttcctcaccttcctcatcGACGTCACGAGGTTCTGCTACCCGGAGCGGCCAATCATCTTCTACGCCGCTTGCTACATGATGGTGTCGCTTGTGTTCTTCCTGGGCTTCCTATTGGAGGACAGGGTGGCTTGCAACGCGGCGAGCCCCACCCAGTACCGGGCGGCCACCATCACACAGGGCTCCCACAACAAGGTGAGCCATCCCCGTCTGTTGTCTTAGTGGTTTATTGATCAGCTGCTTTACTCTATGACATTCAGGGCCACTACTGTATATTAAAGAAGGTAGCAATGATAGGATGTAAGTGTGAGATATTTTCAATCTCCCCTTCCCAGGCATGCACGCTGCTGTTCATGGTGCTCTACTTCTTCACAATGGCGGGAAGCGTGTGGTGGGTCATCCTCACTATTACCTGGTTCCTGGCGGCTGTGCCCAAGTGGGGCAGCGAGGCCATCGAGAAGAAGGCCCTTCTCTTTCACACCTGTGCCTGGGGCCTGCCCGGCTGCCTCACCGTGGCCCTGCTGGCCCTCAACAAGATCGAGGGCGATGGCGTGAGTGGCGTGTGCTTCGTGGGCCTCTACGACGTCACGGCGCTGCGCTGGTTCCTGCTGGCGCCGCTTTGCCTCAACGTGTTGGTGGGTGTTTTATGCTCTAGAAAGGCTGTTCTAAAGGCTTTTACACCTCTGTCTAACTACAGCAAATGAATTATCCATCTTGCATTGGGTAGTTTTTCCCCAACTCAGAACAACTGTCTGTGGCTGATTCTACATGTTAAATCTGGACCAACTACGATGGAGAATGTCTTGCGGCGAACAACTGAGATTATTTCAACAACCGTCCATAGACGGTTGGGTTGGCTGTTGGATAGATGTGTAGAAGCCTTTAGAGTCTGACCTATGCATCCCTAACATGCATGTGTTGGCCCCTTGAATCAATACATTATCAATATCTGAAGATGGTCCCCTTGAATCAATACATTATCAATATCTGAAGATGGTCCTCTTGAATCAATACATAATCAATATCTGAATATGTTTCCCTTGAATCAATACATAATCGATATCTGAAGATTGTTCTCTAACCTAGTTTAATACCTATATATCTGCCTCTAGGTGGGTGTGGCTCTGCTTCTGACGGGGATCGTGGCGCTTAACCGTGTGCGTATGGAGATCCCTCTGGAGAAGGAGAACCAGGACAAGCTGGTGAAGTTTATGATCCGTATCGGGGTGTTCTCTGTGCTTTACCTGGTGCCCCTGCTTACGGTCATCTCCTGCTACCTGTATGAACACAGCTACAGGTCTGTCTGGGAGACCACCTGGGTCCAGGAGCGCTGCAGAGACTACCACATACCCTGTCCCTTCCAGGTAGgtgtacagttccttcagaaagtattcatacccctggatgtattccacattttgttgtgttacagcttaaattcaaaattgattaaatattttttttttgccaTCTATAcgcaataccccacaatgacaaagtgaaaacatgtttttagaaatttttgcaaatgtattgaaaattaaatacagaaatatctaatttactaGATCCCTGAGTCAATTTACAGATCcttgagtcaatactttgcacctttggcagcgattattatatattttttatttacctttagtgtgttaaatcggagggcctgttgtccggacctctggcaggctctatgggggtaccacagggttcaattctcgggccgactcttttctctgtatatatcaatgatgtcgcttttgctgcgggtgattccttgatccacctctactcagacgacaccattctgtatacatctgggccttctttggacactgtgttaacaaacctccaaacgagcttcaatgccatacaacactccttctgtggcctccaactgctcttaaacgctagaaaaacgaaatgcatgctcttcaacagatcgctgcccgcacctgccctgctgactagcatcactactctggatggttctgactgtggacaactacaaatacctaggtgtctggctagactgtaactctccttccagactcatattaagcatctccaatccaaaattaaatctagaatcggcttcttaTTTTTCAACaatgcctccttcactcacgctgccaaacataccctcgtaaaactgactatcctaccgatccttgactttggagATGTCATttaaaaatagcctccaacactctactcagcaaactggatgcagtctatcatagtgccatccattttgtcaccaaagccccatatattacccaccactgtgacctgtatgctctcgtcggttGGCCCTCGCAACATATTTGtctccagacccactggctccaggtcatctataagtctttgctcggtaaagctatgccttatttcagctcactggtcaccataacaacacccacccctAGCTCgcgcaggtatatctcactggtcatccccaaagccaacacctaatttggccacctttccttccagttcgctgctgccaatgattggaacgaattgcaaaaatcgctaaaTTTGGAGACTTatatccctcactaactttaagcatcagctatctgagcagctaaccgatcgctgcagctgtacacagcccatctgtaaatagcccatccaactacctacctcatccccataatgtttgctgaattgtaattacttcgctactatggcctatttattgcctacctcctcactcaatttgcacacattgtatatagatcatttctattgttttattgattgtacttttgtttatcccacatgtaactctgtgttgttgtttttgtcgcactgctttgctttatcttgtccaggtcgcagttgtaaatgagaacttgttctcaactggcctacctggttaaataaaaataaactaggcaagttagttaagaacaaattcttatttacattaaCGGTCTACccaaggaacggtgggttaactgccttgttcaggtgcagacagcccttttcaggtcttgccatatattttcaagtagatttaagttaaaactgtaactcggacactcaggaacattcattgtcttcttggtaagcaaatccagtgtagatttggccttgtgaaAAGTGAATTCATTTTTCAGCGTCAGGTGTTCCATTcggtttcttttttatcctgaaaaactccccagtacttaatgattacaagcatacccataacactaTGGAGAGTGGTCTTccataatgtgttgtattggatttgccccaaacataacactttgtattcaggacaaaaagtgaattgcctTGCCACATTTTACATAGGTGCCCCTCtttgcccttctttgcgagacactggaaacctccctggtctttgtagttgagtctgtgtttgaaattcactgcttgactggggaaccttacagataattgtatgcttGGGGTACAGTGATGAGGTAGTcatcaaaaatcatgttaaacactattattgctcacagagtgagtccatgcaatttattatgtgcCTTTTTACTCCTTaagttatttaggcttgtcataacaaaggagCTCAGACggtattcagacccattcaccttttccacatttgtttatgttacagccttattctaaaatggattaaatagttttttccactcatcaatctacacacaatacctcataacgaCCAAGCAAAAAAAATATACATAACTTAATTATCAAATTaacaaatttacataagtattcagacccttaactcagtactttgttgaattacctttggcagcgattacaacctcaagtcttcttgggtatgacactataagcttggcacacctgtatttcgggagtttctcccattcttctctgcagattctatcaagatctgtcaggttggatggggagcgtcgctgcgcagctattttcagttctctccagagatgtccgatggggttcaagtccgggctctgaatgggccactcaagaatattcagagacttgtcccaaaaccactggctgtgtgcttagggtcgttgtcctgttggaaggggaaccttcgcccccaggctgatgtcctgagcgctctggagcaggttttcatcaagggtctctctgtactttgatccattcatctttccctcaatcctgactagtctcccagtccctgctgctgaaaaacatcctcacagcatgatgctgccatcaccatgcttcaccgtaggtatggtgacaggtgatgagcggtgcctggtttcctccagatgtgacgcttggcattcaggccaaaaagtgaatcagaccagataattttgtttctcatggtctgagagtcctttaggtgccttttggcaaactccaagcgggctgtcatgtgccttttactgaggagtggcttctgtctggtcactcaaccataaaggcctgattggtagagtgctgcagagatggttgtccttctgtaaggttctccaatctccacagaggaactctggagctctgtcagagtgaccatcgggttgttggtcacctccctatcgggttgttggtcacctccctgctcagtttggccgggtagcCAGGtctcggaagagtcttggtggttccaaaattcttccatttaacaatgatggaggccactgtgttcttggggaccttcattgctgcatagatgttttggtacctttccccagatctgtgcctcgacacaatcctgtctcagggctctacggacagttccatcacctcatggcttggtttttgctctaactgTGGTAcgttataaagacaggtgtgtgcctttccaaccatatccaatcaattgaatttaccacatgtggactccaatcaagttgtaaaaacatctcaaggatgatcaacggaaacaggatgcacctgagctcaatttcgagtctcatagaaaaggttctgaatacttgcagttgaagtcggaagtttacatccaccttagccaaatacatttaaactcagtttttcacaattcctgacatttaatcctagtaaaaaatccctgttttatgtccgttaggatcatcactttattttaagaatgtgaaatgttagaataatagtagagagaatgatttatttcagcttttattactttcatcacattcccagtgggtcagaagtttacatccactcaattagtatttggttgcattgcctttaaattgtttaacttgggtcaaacgtttcaggtagccttccacaagcttcccacaataag
This sequence is a window from Oncorhynchus gorbuscha isolate QuinsamMale2020 ecotype Even-year linkage group LG17, OgorEven_v1.0, whole genome shotgun sequence. Protein-coding genes within it:
- the LOC124002285 gene encoding frizzled-3-like isoform X1, whose protein sequence is MRVRWDYTSPAIADSHRERVMPRSLFLLLLFLSSLCSTCLSIHAETAESHSTFTCEPVGLRMCQDLPYNATFMPNLLNHYDQQTAALAMEPFHPMVNLQCSEDLRMFLCALYAPVCMEYGRVSMPCRALCHRAKRDCHKLMEMFGVAWPDETECSRFPDCDEPYPRAVDLQTSANPTDISPMSVQRDFGFWCPRKLKMEPDLGYSFLGVRECSPPCPNMYFQRPELTFARYFIGVVSIVCLSATLFSFLTFLIDVTRFCYPERPIIFYAACYMMVSLVFFLGFLLEDRVACNAASPTQYRAATITQGSHNKACTLLFMVLYFFTMAGSVWWVILTITWFLAAVPKWGSEAIEKKALLFHTCAWGLPGCLTVALLALNKIEGDGVSGVCFVGLYDVTALRWFLLAPLCLNVLVGVALLLTGIVALNRVRMEIPLEKENQDKLVKFMIRIGVFSVLYLVPLLTVISCYLYEHSYRSVWETTWVQERCRDYHIPCPFQVEQTSRPDLALFLIKYLMMLVVGIPSVFWVGSKKTCFEWASFLHRRRNKDSGVNESRQVLQEPDFSQSLLRDPHTPIIRKSRGTSTQGTSTHASSTHLAILDEPDDPRHAPDDRRPIHSLGHTSSTRSKAGSMHSKTSYHGSLHRSRDGRYTPCSYRGGEERTLPPYGSTPRHDHSLHGLEAQSQHSSQCDLSVATPTLITQGTSFGRVTNNGDNGASA
- the LOC124002285 gene encoding frizzled-3-like isoform X2; its protein translation is MRVRWDYTSPAIADSHRERVMPRSLFLLLLFLSSLCSTCLSIHAETAESHSTFTCEPVGLRMCQDLPYNATFMPNLLNHYDQQTAALAMEPFHPMVNLQCSEDLRMFLCALYAPVCMEYGRVSMPCRALCHRAKRDCHKLMEMFGVAWPDETECSRFPDCDEPYPRAVDLQTSANPTDISPMSVQRDFGFWCPRKLKMEPDLGYSFLGVRECSPPCPNMYFQRPELTFARYFIGVVSIVCLSATLFSFLTFLIDVTRFCYPERPIIFYAACYMMVSLVFFLGFLLEDRVACNAASPTQYRAATITQGSHNKACTLLFMVLYFFTMAGSVWWVILTITWFLAAVPKWGSEAIEKKALLFHTCAWGLPGCLTVALLALNKIEGDGVSGVCFVGLYDVTALRWFLLAPLCLNVLVGVALLLTGIVALNRVRMEIPLEKENQDKLVKFMIRIGVFSVLYLVPLLTVISCYLYEHSYRSVWETTWVQERCRDYHIPCPFQVEQTSRPDLALFLIKYLMMLVVGIPSVFWVGSKKTCFEWASFLHRRRNKDSGVNESRQVLQEPDFSQSLLRDPHTPIIRKSRGTSTQGTSTHASSTHLAILDEPDDPRHAPDDRRPIHSLGHTSSTRSKAGSMHSKTSYHGSLHRSRDGR